One Sander vitreus isolate 19-12246 chromosome 22, sanVit1, whole genome shotgun sequence DNA segment encodes these proteins:
- the sec61g gene encoding protein transport protein Sec61 subunit gamma encodes MDQVMQFVEPSRQFVKDSIRLVKRCTKPDRKEFQKIAMATAIGFAIMGFIGFFVKLIHIPINNIIVGG; translated from the exons ATGGATCAGGTAATGCAGTTTGTTGAGCCCAGCCGGCAGTTCGTCAAAGACTCCATACGGCTCGTAAAGAGATGCACAAAGCCCGACAGAAAAG AATTCCAGAAGATTGCCATGGCCACAGCGATTGGGTTTGCCATCATGGGCTTCATTGGTTTCTTTGTCAAACTCATTCACATCCCCATCAACAACATCATTGT TGGTGGTTAA
- the LOC144537032 gene encoding retinol dehydrogenase 12, with amino-acid sequence MQAVRSLFIPKWSSDVRLEGKTAIITGANVGIGKETAKDLAGRGAQVILACRDMVKGEQAVCDIMREVEGAKVVARQLDLADTKSICQFAENIYNTEKTLHYLINNAGVAMCPYETTVDGYEMQFGVNHLGHFFLTFLLLDLLKHSAPSRVINLSSVAHNMGKIQFDDLSGENNYYPVKAYAQSKLANVLFTRELAKRTEALGVMAYSVDPGTVNTEITRHLRRPLVGILKMFSSLLKTPAEGAYTTIYCTVTPENQLLTGGYYKDCASAESSRAGQDDGTALKLWAVSCQLLGICWI; translated from the exons ATGCAAGCAGTCAG GTCTCTGTTTATCCCCAAGTGGTCTTCAGATGTGCGTCTAGAAGGGAAGACAGCTATAATAACGGGGGCTAATGTTGGAATCGGCAAAGAGACAGCGAAAGACTTGGCCGGCAGAG GTGCACAGGTGATTTTGGCATGCAGAGACATGGTAAAAGGAGAGCAAGCTGTTTGTGACATCATGAGGGAGGTGGAGGGAGCCAAGGTAGTCGCCAGGCAACTGGATCTAGCTGACACCAAATCGATCTGCCAGTTTGCTGAGAATATCTACAACA CTGAGAAGACTCTTCACTACCTGATCAACAATGCAGGGGTGGCTATGTGCCCTTATGAAACCACTGTGGATGGATATGAGATGCAGTTTGGAGTCAATCACTTAG GTCATTTCTTCCTGACCTTTCTGTTACTGGACTTGCTGAAGCACTCAGCCCCATCCCGGGTCATTAACTTGTCCTCTGTAGCTCACAACATGGGCAAGATCCAGTTTGACGACCTGAGCGGTGAGAACAACTACTACCCTGTCAAGGCCTACGCACAGAGCAAGCTGGCCAACGTTCTGTTTACCAGAGAGCTGGCCAAAAGGACTGAGG CTCTAGGTGTGATGGCCTACTCTGTGGACCCCGGCACTGTAAACACTGAAATAACAAGGCACCTCAGGCGTCCTCTTGTGGGCATACTCAAGATGTTCAGTTCTTTGCTCAAGACCCCGGCAGAGGGAGCCTACACCACCATCTACTGCACCGTCACTCCTGAGAACCAGCTGCTCACTGGAGGATACTATAA GGACTGTGCCAGTGCAGAGAGCTCCAGGGCTGGTCAGGATGATGGCACCGCCTTAAAGCTGTGGGCTGTGAGCTGCCAACTGCTCGGCATCTGCTGGATATAA
- the LOC144537071 gene encoding retinol dehydrogenase 12: MYCRSVCCNRWSSVERLDGKTVIITGANTGIGKETARDLARRGARIVMACRDLERAEEARTDILEDTGNENVVIRKLDLSDTKSIRVFAELINKEEKQVNILINNAGVMMCPYSNTADGFEMQLGVNHLGHFLLTYLLLDLIKRSAPSRIVVVASVAHTWTGLQLDDINSERSYDTMKAYGQSKLANVLFARFLAKRLQGTGVSVFSLHPGVVQSDLWRHQHQCIQLAVKIFRIFTKTTLEGAQTTIYCAVESGLESQSGGYFSDCAPARCSRAASDDDLAQKLWEISCNMLGISWQSTVAN; this comes from the exons ATGTACTGCAG gAGTGTTTGCTGTAACCGATGGTCATCTGTGGAGAGGTTAGATGGGAAAACAGTCATCATCACAGGAGCCAACACTGGTATTGGAAAAGAAACGGCCAGGGACCTGGCAAGAAGAG GTGCTCGCATCGTCATGGCATGCAGAGACCTGGAGAGGGCAGAGGAAGCCCGGACGGACATTTTGGAAGACACGGGAAATGAGAATGTGGTCATCAGGAAACTGGATCTCTCTGACACCAAGTCCATCCGAGTGTTTGCTGAACTCATCAACAAAG AGGAGAAACAAGTGAATATCCTGATAAACAACGCAGGCGTCATGATGTGTCCCTACTCCAACACTGCTGACGGGTTTGAAATGCAGTTAGGCGTTAATCATTTGG GTCACTTCCTGTTGACTTACCTGCTGCTGGACCTCATCAAGCGTTCAGCTCCTTCCCGTATTGTCGTTGTGGCATCAGTGGCCCACACCTGGACCGGCCTTCAACTGGATGACATCAACAGTGAAAGGAGTTACGATACCATGAAGGCCTATGGGCAGAGCAAGTTGGCTAACGTCCTCTTTGCACGCTTCCTTGCCAAACGGTTACAAG GTACAGGGGTGAGTGTGTTCTCTCTGCACCCGGGGGTGGTGCAGTCTGACCTGTGGAGGCATCAGCACCAGTGTATCCAGTTGGCAGTGAAGATCTTCAGGATTTTCACCAAGACAACACTGGAGGGAGCACAGACCACCATCTACTGTGCTGTGGAGTCAGGCCTGGAAAGCCAGAGTGGAGGGTACTTCAG TGACTGCGCTCCTGCAAGGTGTTCGAGGGCGGCTTCTGATGATGACTTGGCCCAAAAACTATGGGAAATCAGCTGCAACATGCTTGGCATCTCCTGGCAGTCAACAGTGGCAAATTAA